One window of Bacillus sp. THAF10 genomic DNA carries:
- the bglX gene encoding beta-glucosidase BglX: protein MEKNMENLLQQMTLDEKIAQLMQLATFFYKGAAGDGEITGPLQDMGITNEVVENSGSVLGASGAREVTNIQREHLAHNRLGIPLLMMADIVHGFKTIFPVPLAIGCSWDTELAEKSAEIAAKEASVSGVHVTFAPMVDLVRDPRWGRVMESTGEDPYLNSLFAKAFVRGFQGDNLTEETDRVAACVKHFAAYGAPEGGRDYNTVNMSERQLRESYLPAYKAALDEGCEMVMTAFNTVDGIPASGNKKLMRELLREEWGFDGVIISDWGAVKEMIPHGVAEDEREAARKGLEAGVDIEMMTACYAKNVKDLVESGELAEALLDESVLRILNLKNKLGLFENPYRGTSEELEKELIMSEKHRSVAKELAVKSSVLLKNDGVLPLSKEQKVALIGPFAKNGDVLGPWSWHGSKEESVQVYDGLLTKSPSANLTFAKGSDIETVSQEQLAEACEIARHADVIVLALGEASAMSGEGGCRADIRLPEAQLKLVGRIRELGKPVVTVLFNGRPLDLHGVIDQTDALLEAWYPGTEAGSAIADLLYGDANPSGKLTMSFPYSVGQVPVYYNCFNTGRPQGENKQERYVTHYLDIPNEPLLPFGFGLSYTTFAYGEMNLSTDTLTVDSEITASVKVTNVGKLAGEETVQFYIRDLSGEIVRPLKELKGYEKVSLNPGETKEVSFSITEAQLRYYHGDLSFKSDKGKFHAMIGPNSNELTILPFSLI from the coding sequence ATGGAGAAAAACATGGAAAATCTTTTACAACAAATGACCTTAGACGAAAAAATAGCGCAATTGATGCAGTTAGCGACTTTCTTCTACAAGGGTGCAGCAGGTGATGGGGAAATTACTGGACCGCTTCAAGATATGGGAATTACCAATGAGGTAGTAGAAAACAGTGGCTCTGTCCTCGGTGCCTCAGGAGCGAGAGAAGTAACGAACATTCAACGAGAGCATTTAGCACACAACCGTTTAGGTATTCCATTATTAATGATGGCGGATATTGTTCACGGCTTTAAAACCATCTTCCCGGTACCTTTAGCGATTGGTTGTTCATGGGATACAGAGCTTGCCGAAAAAAGTGCAGAGATTGCTGCCAAGGAAGCCTCTGTTTCTGGTGTGCATGTCACATTTGCACCGATGGTAGACCTTGTTCGTGATCCAAGATGGGGTCGTGTGATGGAGTCCACTGGGGAAGATCCATATCTAAACAGCCTGTTTGCAAAAGCCTTTGTTCGAGGCTTTCAAGGCGATAACTTGACAGAGGAAACCGACCGCGTGGCAGCTTGTGTGAAGCATTTTGCTGCATACGGAGCACCAGAGGGCGGACGTGACTACAACACCGTCAACATGTCAGAGAGACAGCTTCGCGAGTCCTATCTACCAGCTTATAAAGCGGCCCTCGATGAAGGCTGTGAAATGGTGATGACGGCCTTCAACACGGTGGATGGCATTCCTGCCTCTGGTAACAAAAAGCTGATGAGAGAGCTGTTACGAGAAGAATGGGGCTTTGATGGGGTCATCATTTCTGACTGGGGTGCAGTGAAAGAAATGATTCCACACGGCGTTGCCGAGGATGAGCGAGAAGCAGCACGGAAAGGCTTAGAAGCTGGAGTGGACATTGAAATGATGACTGCCTGCTATGCAAAAAATGTTAAGGATCTAGTTGAGAGCGGCGAGCTTGCAGAAGCACTCCTTGATGAGTCTGTGCTACGAATCTTAAATCTAAAAAACAAACTAGGTTTGTTTGAAAATCCATATCGCGGAACAAGTGAAGAGCTGGAGAAAGAACTGATTATGTCAGAAAAGCATCGAAGTGTCGCCAAGGAGCTTGCGGTGAAATCCTCTGTTCTATTAAAAAATGATGGAGTATTGCCATTAAGTAAAGAACAAAAAGTGGCGCTGATTGGCCCGTTTGCGAAAAACGGGGATGTGCTTGGTCCTTGGTCCTGGCATGGTTCAAAGGAAGAATCGGTCCAAGTTTATGACGGATTGTTAACCAAAAGCCCTTCTGCCAATCTGACATTTGCAAAGGGTTCGGATATTGAAACAGTCTCACAAGAACAGCTAGCAGAAGCATGTGAAATAGCGAGGCATGCAGATGTCATAGTTCTAGCACTAGGGGAAGCTTCAGCAATGAGCGGAGAAGGTGGCTGCCGCGCGGATATTCGTTTACCAGAAGCGCAGCTGAAGTTGGTTGGGAGAATAAGAGAATTAGGAAAGCCTGTTGTAACCGTGTTATTTAATGGACGTCCCTTAGATCTTCATGGCGTTATCGATCAAACAGATGCCCTGTTAGAAGCATGGTACCCAGGAACTGAAGCTGGATCAGCCATTGCAGACCTTTTATATGGAGACGCGAATCCATCAGGAAAACTAACGATGTCATTCCCATATAGCGTGGGTCAGGTTCCAGTTTACTACAACTGCTTTAACACTGGTCGCCCTCAAGGGGAAAACAAGCAGGAACGCTATGTGACTCACTACCTCGACATTCCTAATGAGCCCTTGCTGCCATTTGGTTTTGGGTTAAGTTATACCACTTTTGCGTATGGTGAAATGAATCTCTCCACCGATACTTTGACAGTAGATTCAGAGATTACGGCATCTGTGAAAGTAACAAATGTTGGCAAGCTAGCTGGAGAAGAAACCGTTCAATTCTACATTCGTGACCTCTCAGGTGAAATTGTCCGTCCATTAAAGGAATTGAAGGGCTATGAAAAAGTATCGCTAAATCCTGGTGAAACAAAGGAAGTAAGCTTTTCGATTACAGAAGCACAGCTTCGTTATTATCACGGCGACCTGAGCTTTAAAAGTGACAAAGGCAAATTTCATGCAATGATTGGACCGAACAGCAACGAGCTAACCATACTTCCGTTTTCACTAATCTAA
- a CDS encoding carbohydrate ABC transporter permease → MASESLANRKPKGTSIITRLKKLAFGMQGNDGLLYKLFIYGLLIGIGFVYLFPLLYMISYSLKSLDDILNPLVNWIPTQLYLDNYQAAYKVLKFLPTMAESLYVTAIPAIVQTAVCAVIGYGFARFAFPFKRTMFVLVLATFIIPPQVTVIPRYVFFNEIGILGSIQAFLLPALLGQGINSAIFILIFYQFFKMMPKALEEAAQLDGAGALRIFLTLALPMAAPAIIISFLFSFVWYWNETYLAAIYFGNSLTTLPLELQKFVATYQQMYPQSGGETSEINEGINMAGTVMTILPMLVVYAITQRWFVEGVDRSGIAGE, encoded by the coding sequence ATGGCAAGCGAATCGCTAGCTAACCGAAAACCAAAAGGCACAAGTATCATCACTAGGTTAAAAAAGCTCGCTTTTGGAATGCAAGGAAACGACGGCCTTCTGTATAAGCTTTTTATCTACGGCTTATTAATCGGAATCGGCTTTGTCTACTTATTTCCGTTGCTTTATATGATTTCATACAGCTTAAAAAGTCTAGATGATATTTTAAATCCATTGGTCAATTGGATTCCGACTCAGCTTTATCTAGATAACTATCAAGCGGCATATAAAGTACTGAAGTTCCTGCCAACAATGGCAGAATCGTTATATGTAACAGCAATTCCAGCGATTGTTCAAACGGCGGTTTGTGCCGTCATTGGCTATGGCTTTGCACGTTTTGCCTTTCCTTTTAAAAGAACAATGTTTGTTCTGGTACTTGCAACTTTCATCATTCCGCCGCAAGTAACGGTCATTCCTCGTTATGTATTTTTTAACGAGATTGGTATCTTAGGAAGCATTCAGGCTTTCTTGCTTCCCGCATTACTTGGACAAGGAATCAATAGTGCGATATTCATCTTAATTTTTTATCAGTTCTTTAAAATGATGCCAAAAGCATTAGAAGAAGCAGCACAGCTCGATGGTGCAGGGGCTTTACGGATCTTTCTAACACTTGCTCTACCGATGGCGGCACCGGCCATCATCATTTCTTTCCTGTTCTCATTTGTTTGGTACTGGAATGAAACGTATCTAGCAGCAATCTACTTTGGTAACTCGTTAACGACCTTGCCTCTGGAGCTACAGAAGTTTGTCGCAACCTATCAACAGATGTATCCACAGAGTGGCGGAGAAACATCTGAAATTAATGAAGGAATCAATATGGCTGGAACTGTAATGACGATTCTGCCAATGCTGGTGGTCTATGCGATTACACAACGCTGGTTTGTCGAAGGTGTCGACCGTTCTGGTATTGCAGGTGAATAG
- a CDS encoding carbohydrate ABC transporter permease produces the protein MKQLSMRSKNSLTGLLFISPWIIGFLLFTAYPLFYSLFLSFQKVRITTQGIQTSFVKFDNFKYAFTVDALFTQKLLTFLQELVLSVPIIIVFSLIIAILLNQPIRFRNFFRMIFFLPVIIASGPVINELISQGVTSIPSIKEYAVFEAMLAADNFFSNVLVYLMDNLIIILWFSGVQFLIFLAALQKIDKQVYEAAKIDGASNWECFWKVTLPSIFPMIVVNTVYTIVTFSIFSLNPVIEHIKSNMFQINTGFGYASALSWIYFLLIALALAISVGLLTVRGKKNYA, from the coding sequence ATGAAACAGTTATCCATGCGCTCGAAGAACTCGCTAACAGGACTATTATTCATCTCACCATGGATTATCGGATTTCTGCTTTTTACTGCATATCCTCTTTTCTATTCGTTGTTTTTAAGCTTTCAAAAGGTGCGAATCACCACACAGGGTATTCAAACATCTTTTGTGAAGTTTGATAATTTTAAATATGCTTTTACGGTGGATGCTCTTTTTACCCAGAAGCTACTTACCTTCTTGCAGGAGCTGGTCCTATCTGTTCCTATCATTATCGTATTCTCGTTAATCATTGCCATTTTACTGAATCAGCCGATTCGCTTTCGTAATTTTTTCCGGATGATCTTCTTCCTACCGGTGATTATTGCCAGCGGACCTGTTATCAACGAGCTGATCTCTCAAGGAGTCACTTCCATTCCTTCTATTAAGGAATATGCGGTTTTTGAGGCAATGCTAGCGGCAGACAATTTTTTTAGTAATGTGCTTGTTTATTTAATGGACAACTTAATCATTATTCTCTGGTTTTCAGGTGTGCAGTTCCTCATTTTTCTTGCCGCTCTGCAGAAGATTGATAAGCAGGTATATGAGGCTGCTAAAATTGATGGAGCATCCAACTGGGAGTGCTTTTGGAAGGTTACGCTACCTAGCATCTTCCCGATGATTGTCGTTAATACGGTATACACAATTGTGACATTCTCGATTTTCTCCTTAAACCCTGTTATTGAGCATATTAAGAGCAATATGTTCCAGATTAATACGGGCTTTGGCTATGCCTCTGCCTTATCGTGGATTTACTTCTTACTGATAGCATTAGCACTTGCCATTTCCGTTGGGCTACTAACAGTTAGAGGAAAGAAAAATTATGCTTAA
- a CDS encoding DUF5696 domain-containing protein translates to MYKKILLAILIVVLPVSVFAESLTSTKKQEETEVETELGEETLRFDSNQFTQPEKENKPLPKGTLEGFTKVTENDQLVLFVQEESLAIKIQNKETGYIWHSGVDNAENYRLNNTWTDMVQSALTIDYLDRRGNIKTESILTEDTVPEIKMKNNGFTAVVDFRGASIEVELNVTLEEDNIVIDIPNEGVQDGTYNKIVAMKVYPFLGAAHMDDITGYLFIPDGSGALMRFEKSAFRSDTPFVGSIYGEDEGFTKPKNTEEGNTYPTQTISVPVYGAVHGVKENAFITSIEEGQSYGRILAYPSGASTDFFWATSDYQYRFNYFQPTSKSMGGFNVYQEEKNSFNIKQKVMFLTGEEADYVGMANRYQQHLEASGSLSKNDSDKVDVRLELLGGETKKGLLWNTVEKMTELQDIPAFVEELEQNDVDNMHVVLRGWTKGGLTGTLPKKFPLEKKLGSKGDLDETIRQLEEKDISFYLHTDFTTAFDGASGFAGSKDISKKINGQPMIKRQFGYGSYYLSPTKSLEIAKKDVSHFKEHGVSNIAVETTASKLFSDFNKGMSSSRAEMIDLNQKLFTHYQEHDMELAFYRPNNYAWGYMDKYLDMPMYSSNYMFVTDTVPFLQIVLKGYSPYYATFSNFSHNPKEEVLRMIEFGAYPSFYLTKESAQLLLKTPSKGLYTSEFDIWKEEVIRQYKLVVDSLGEVENSAITNRMIHKPGVSEVMYDNGISIIVNYTDAAVTVDGITVEATSYEVSERGN, encoded by the coding sequence GTGTATAAGAAAATACTGTTAGCCATCCTTATCGTCGTGTTACCTGTTTCTGTCTTTGCTGAGTCGCTCACATCTACTAAGAAGCAGGAAGAAACGGAAGTGGAAACAGAGCTCGGAGAAGAAACTCTCCGCTTTGATTCTAATCAGTTCACACAGCCAGAAAAAGAAAACAAACCATTGCCAAAAGGAACATTGGAAGGCTTTACGAAAGTAACAGAAAATGACCAGCTTGTATTATTCGTTCAGGAAGAGTCACTGGCCATTAAAATTCAAAACAAAGAAACAGGCTATATTTGGCACTCTGGGGTCGATAATGCCGAAAATTATCGCTTAAACAATACTTGGACAGATATGGTGCAATCAGCACTTACCATTGATTATTTGGACCGTCGAGGGAACATCAAGACCGAGAGTATTTTAACAGAGGATACGGTTCCAGAAATCAAAATGAAGAACAACGGCTTTACTGCAGTGGTTGATTTTCGTGGAGCTAGCATTGAAGTGGAGCTAAACGTCACCCTAGAAGAGGATAACATCGTCATTGATATCCCAAATGAAGGCGTACAGGATGGCACCTATAATAAGATTGTTGCCATGAAGGTCTATCCTTTCCTTGGGGCAGCTCATATGGATGATATTACTGGCTATCTATTCATTCCTGACGGCAGCGGCGCGCTGATGCGATTTGAGAAAAGCGCCTTTCGTTCCGATACCCCATTTGTTGGAAGCATCTATGGAGAGGATGAAGGCTTCACAAAACCAAAAAACACAGAAGAAGGAAACACCTATCCAACACAAACCATTTCTGTGCCAGTCTATGGTGCCGTTCATGGCGTGAAGGAAAATGCTTTTATCACTTCTATTGAAGAAGGACAAAGCTATGGCAGAATTTTAGCATATCCGTCCGGAGCATCTACCGACTTTTTCTGGGCAACATCGGATTATCAATACCGCTTTAATTACTTTCAACCTACAAGTAAAAGCATGGGTGGCTTTAATGTTTATCAGGAAGAAAAGAATAGCTTTAACATCAAGCAGAAAGTGATGTTCCTCACAGGGGAAGAAGCAGATTATGTTGGGATGGCAAATAGATACCAGCAGCATTTAGAAGCCTCAGGTTCCCTTTCTAAAAACGACAGTGACAAAGTGGATGTTCGACTGGAGCTTTTAGGTGGGGAAACGAAGAAAGGTCTTCTCTGGAATACGGTTGAAAAAATGACAGAGCTACAAGACATTCCTGCTTTTGTGGAAGAGTTAGAGCAAAATGATGTGGATAACATGCACGTCGTTCTAAGAGGCTGGACAAAAGGCGGATTAACTGGAACACTGCCGAAGAAGTTTCCATTAGAAAAGAAGCTTGGCAGTAAGGGAGACTTAGATGAAACTATTCGTCAGCTAGAGGAAAAGGATATTTCTTTCTACCTGCACACCGATTTCACCACTGCCTTTGATGGTGCGTCTGGCTTTGCTGGTAGCAAGGATATTTCGAAAAAAATTAATGGGCAGCCGATGATCAAGCGTCAATTTGGCTATGGCAGCTACTATCTTAGCCCAACAAAATCCTTAGAAATTGCCAAAAAAGATGTTTCCCACTTTAAAGAACACGGCGTAAGCAACATTGCCGTTGAAACAACAGCAAGCAAGCTATTTTCTGATTTTAATAAAGGCATGTCTTCTTCCCGAGCGGAAATGATCGACCTTAATCAGAAACTTTTCACACACTATCAAGAACACGACATGGAGCTAGCCTTCTATCGTCCAAACAACTATGCCTGGGGCTACATGGATAAGTATCTTGATATGCCAATGTACTCTTCCAACTATATGTTTGTAACAGACACGGTGCCATTTTTGCAAATTGTGTTAAAGGGATACAGCCCGTATTATGCTACCTTCTCAAACTTCTCCCATAATCCAAAGGAAGAAGTGCTCAGAATGATCGAATTTGGTGCATATCCTTCGTTTTATCTAACGAAAGAATCGGCTCAGCTTCTTCTTAAGACACCATCAAAAGGCTTGTACACATCCGAGTTTGATATTTGGAAAGAGGAAGTCATTCGTCAATACAAACTTGTCGTGGACAGCTTAGGGGAAGTGGAAAACAGTGCGATTACCAATCGTATGATCCATAAACCTGGTGTGTCGGAGGTAATGTATGACAACGGCATTTCGATTATCGTTAATTACACGGATGCAGCGGTTACAGTAGATGGAATTACTGTGGAAGCAACATCCTATGAAGTATCAGAAAGGGGGAACTAA
- a CDS encoding YIP1 family protein, with product MKRIFIGLLTVWLFLLSPLQSFASLSVPYKTETVSTDWEIIETQTAYIPVGLFGSTSEIVSPEDVYIDKNNHVYVADSGTKKITKFDKNGKKLLEVGEGTLQMPTGVFVDEEGQIFVADYTNEKVFRFSAEGEMLQEYGRPDSPLFGTRTPYKPQKITVDKRGNLYIIGEGSTNGIIQVGQDGTFLGFFGVNRTRPSLMSIVQDALTTDQQRSSMFLKVPPAPTNISIDEKGLVYTITAGTSFEVIRKLNISGGNIFWPDISDATNLQDITIGPLGNFFVLSKDGRIYEYDSFGNLLFIFGGKDDGTNRLGLFMDPTGLATDSLGRIFITDRERGTVQLLEPTAFAEMMHGGIALYAEGLYLESEEYWSEVLRMNSSIGLAHNAMGEAYYKQQEYEKALESFELVGNVYGYSDSFWEIRNKWMNENLAFVFAILIGLFAIRATLLFVDKRKGILAPVRNRWQKIKDFKLISELLFLGKFLRHPIDSFYYIKRQRRVSILSATILYFVLYIEFIIGKYFTGFIFRGGITFEQINFGVDFVLLFLPILLFVIANYLVSTINDGEGKFSDIYIGTIYSLAPVILLIVPITLMSNVLTMNEEFLYVFSNQIMIGWSLVILFIMIKEIHAFEFWGTVRNILTTIFCMIIIVLVCFIIYVLMDQVIDFVTAIIQEVILRV from the coding sequence ATGAAGCGCATTTTCATAGGCTTACTGACTGTTTGGTTATTTCTCCTTTCTCCTTTGCAGTCTTTTGCTTCCCTGTCGGTTCCGTATAAAACGGAAACAGTGTCTACGGATTGGGAAATCATTGAAACGCAAACCGCCTATATTCCGGTTGGTCTTTTTGGAAGCACGAGTGAGATAGTCAGTCCGGAAGATGTCTATATTGATAAAAATAACCATGTGTATGTGGCAGATTCCGGAACCAAGAAAATTACCAAGTTTGATAAAAACGGCAAAAAGCTTTTGGAAGTAGGAGAAGGAACACTTCAAATGCCTACAGGAGTATTTGTAGATGAAGAAGGTCAAATTTTTGTTGCTGATTACACCAATGAAAAAGTATTTCGTTTTTCAGCAGAGGGTGAAATGCTTCAAGAATACGGACGTCCAGATTCCCCATTGTTTGGAACACGAACTCCATATAAACCGCAAAAAATAACCGTAGACAAACGAGGTAATTTGTACATTATTGGCGAGGGCTCCACAAACGGTATCATTCAAGTGGGGCAGGACGGGACATTCCTTGGATTTTTCGGGGTAAACCGTACAAGACCTTCGTTAATGTCGATTGTTCAGGATGCTCTAACAACAGACCAGCAGCGCTCCAGCATGTTTTTGAAGGTGCCGCCAGCGCCTACCAATATATCAATTGATGAAAAAGGTCTGGTGTACACGATTACAGCTGGGACAAGCTTCGAGGTCATTCGGAAACTAAATATTTCTGGTGGGAATATTTTTTGGCCCGACATTTCGGATGCCACCAATCTTCAAGATATAACAATAGGGCCGCTTGGGAACTTTTTTGTCCTAAGTAAGGATGGCAGAATCTATGAATATGACAGCTTTGGAAACCTGCTCTTTATCTTCGGTGGAAAGGATGATGGCACTAACCGTCTTGGCTTGTTCATGGATCCAACCGGGTTAGCAACAGATAGCTTAGGCCGTATATTTATAACCGATAGAGAGCGTGGCACGGTTCAGCTTTTAGAACCTACTGCCTTTGCAGAAATGATGCATGGGGGAATTGCACTCTACGCTGAAGGGCTTTATCTCGAGAGTGAGGAGTATTGGAGTGAAGTACTTCGGATGAACTCCTCCATTGGGCTAGCTCATAATGCGATGGGGGAAGCCTATTACAAGCAGCAGGAATACGAAAAAGCACTAGAATCCTTTGAGCTTGTTGGGAATGTCTATGGATATTCTGATTCGTTTTGGGAGATTCGAAACAAGTGGATGAATGAAAATCTAGCGTTTGTGTTTGCAATTTTAATAGGTTTGTTTGCCATAAGGGCTACCTTGTTATTTGTAGACAAGAGAAAAGGAATTTTAGCTCCTGTAAGAAATAGATGGCAGAAAATAAAAGATTTCAAGCTTATAAGTGAACTTTTATTCTTAGGAAAGTTCTTACGCCATCCAATAGACAGCTTCTATTATATTAAGCGTCAAAGAAGAGTGTCGATTCTTTCAGCAACGATTCTTTATTTCGTCCTTTACATCGAATTTATTATTGGTAAATACTTTACAGGCTTTATTTTCAGAGGTGGCATCACCTTTGAACAGATAAATTTTGGTGTCGATTTTGTTCTTCTATTCCTTCCTATTCTTCTTTTTGTCATTGCGAATTATCTCGTAAGTACGATCAATGATGGAGAAGGAAAGTTTTCGGACATTTACATAGGAACCATCTATTCTTTGGCTCCTGTTATTCTACTAATCGTGCCTATCACCTTGATGTCGAATGTACTGACCATGAATGAAGAGTTCTTGTATGTGTTTTCGAATCAAATAATGATTGGCTGGTCGCTCGTTATTCTCTTTATCATGATTAAAGAGATTCATGCCTTTGAATTCTGGGGGACAGTACGTAATATTCTCACCACGATATTCTGCATGATCATCATCGTGCTTGTCTGCTTCATCATTTATGTCTTGATGGATCAAGTTATTGATTTTGTTACAGCAATCATTCAGGAGGTGATTCTCCGTGTATAA